From the genome of Gryllotalpicola protaetiae:
GCCCCGCGCGGGGCCGAGGGCGGCAAGCGCGAGCGCTCGGCGCATCGGCGCCTCGAACCGCTCCGCGTCCATCTGTTCCCTCCGGGCCTTCTCGGCTCCGGGGCGACGCAAAAGCGACAATCACGCACCGTCACCGGCGCGCTGTGCTTCCTCCCATCCGGACTTTAACCGTCGGTGCCGGAATTCCACCGGCTCAACCCCGCCACGTTCGGCAAGGGCTCGCGGACTTTCACCGCCGGTTCGGACTCTCACCGACCCCGGAGCACATATTGCGCAACAAGCATAGCCTCGCGGCGTATTCCCTGCTCGGTCCGCCGTCATGCGCCGACGCGGGGTCCCGCGTGGGCATCCGTCACACCCTGTACCGGATGCCCGCGGGGCTCACTGCGGCCGCTTCGCGAATCTTCCTGGCGGGAGCTTCTCCGGCGCGGGCGGCGCGGCTCGGGGAACGAGCACGCGGCCGATCGGCAGCGAGTCGGTGGGGGGAACTGTGACTCGCGGTGTCGGCGGTTCGATCGGCGCCGTCGTCGGCGTCGGGTGTTCGTCGGTGAGGCCGGCCGGCGCTCCGCCGGCGCAGCCGGCGAGAGCGAGCAGGCCCGCGGCGGCGAGAACCGCGGCTGTCGAACGGATAGGTGCCTTCATGCCGACACCGTCCGCCCGCAGGGGCGCGGCGGCAATACGCCCTTGTGCGTAGCCGGCGACTACGTCGTCAGTGCGACCGGCAGATCCGTGAGGGACATGATGCGGCGGATGCCTGCGGCGGCGGCCTCCTCCTCGTAGTCGCCCCACCCGCGGGCGTCGCGGTCGATCCACACGCCGGCGAGCCCCGCCGCGGCCGCGCCGAGGGCGTCGACCCTGATGCGGTCGCCGACGTACACCGCCGCTGCCGGGCTGACGCCGAAGCGCCCGACGGCGTGGGCGAAGATCCGCGGGTCGGGCTTGGCGGCGCCGAACTCGGCCGACGCGATCACGTGCTCCATGCGCGGCGCGACGCCGATCTTCTCGACCTTCCGCGCCTGCAGCGCGAGCTCTCCGTTCGTGATGATGCCGAAGCGCACACCCGGCACGGCGGCCTCGAGCGCATCGAGTGCGTCGTTCACCTCGGGGTACGCACTCCACGCGTCGCGGTAGGCGGTGTAGTAGCCCCGGAACCAATCGAGCGCCTCGTCATCACTGAGCACACCGCCGCCGAAGCGCTCGACGAAGTCGCGGACTCGGGCGCGGCGCTGGCCTTCGTAGTCGAGCTCGCCGGCGAGATAGCGGTCGAAGTGCAGGTCTTCCGCGACCTGCCACGCCCCGACGATCTCATCGGCTGCCAGGGCGTCGTACGGCGCACCGAGCGCGGCGACATGGCTCAGGATGCCGCGGCGGAACGCCCCCGGGTGGTCGAACAGGGTCGCGTCGAGGTCGAACAGCACCACTTCGGGAGGCGTCACGTGTCGGCACCCGCGGCGCTGCTCGGGCGCTCCGGCTGCCACTCGGTCGGCCACGCCAGGTAGGGAACCGAGTCTTCGACGTTGCCCGCGAGTCGCCGTCCATGCCAGTGGTCGGGGTGAGACCCGTCGCGCATTGCGACCTGCGACGGACCGATGCCGGTGAAGCGGAACCCCGCGGCTCGGGCGGTGTTCGCCGAGGCGAGGTTGCCGATCGCGCACTCCCAGTGCACGGTCACCGCCACCGCATTCTCGAAGGCCCACGCGACCACGGTGCGCACTGCTTCGGCCATGTACCCGTGCCCGCGGTGCGGAGCCCCGAGCCAATAGCCGACGTCGAGCGACCCTGGGTCGTCGGCGCGTCGCCGGTGGAGCCCGACGGTTCCGAGCAGGGGGCCCGTGTCCGCTTCCCGCAGAGCCCAGATGAACTCGCGCCCGATCTCCCACCCGCTCGGCACGATGTCGCCGAGGAAGTGCTCGGCGTCGGCGCGGTGATACGGCCACGGTGTCGACAGATACGTCTCGAACAGCGGGTCCTGGCAGTACTCGAAGACGCGGTCGGTGTCGCCCAGGTTCGGAACGGAGAGCACGAGTCTCTCGCTGCGCAGCGTGACCGGTTCCACGGTCACCCCCGCGGCAGGATTCCGACGGCGTCGTACACGCGCTTCAGCGTCGCCTCAGCGACCTCGCTCGCCCGCGCGGCGTTGAGCGCGAGCAGCCGGTCGAGCTCGGCCGGGTCCGACAGCAGCTCGAGTGCTCGCGCCCGCACCGGCTCGAGCTCTGCGATCACCGCGTCGGCGACGGCGCGCTTGAAGTCCCCGTAGCCCTTCCCGGCGAACTCCGCCTCAGCGGCAGCGACAGAGACGCCGGTGATCGCCGTGTAGATCTCGAGCAGATTGGTCACACCGGGCTTCGTGCCCCAGTCGTACCGCACCTCAGCCCCGGTGTCTGTGACCGCCCGCATGATCTTCTTCCGTGTCACGGAGGGCTCGTCGAGCACCCAGATCAGCCCGGCATCCGTCGCGGCGGATTTCGACATCTTCGACGTCGGATCCTGCAGGTCGTAGATGCGCGCGCCCTCCTCCGGGTAGCTGCCGGACGGCACCGTGAACACCTCGCCGAACCGCGCATTGAACCGCTCCGCGAGGTTCCGCGTCAGCTCGATGTGCTGCTTCTGGTCGTCACCGACGGGCACCACCTCGGCGTCGAACAACAGGATGTCGGCCGCCATCAGCACGGGGTAGTCGAACAGCCCCACCGTCGTGCCCTCGGCGCCGAAGCGCTGCGACTTGTCCTTGAACTGCGTCATGCGGCTCGCCTCACCGAACCCGGTGATCGTGTTCAGCACCCAGGCCAGCTGAGCATGCGCCGGCACGTGCGACTGCACGTACAGCGTCGACTTCCCGGGCTCGACGCCGGCGGCGAGGTACTGCGCGGCGAGCCCGCGCGACGCCGCCGCGAGGGTCGCGGGGTCGAACGCGGCGTTCGTCAGCGCGTGCAGGTCGACGATCGAGAAGAACGCGTCGTATTCGTCCTGCATGCCGCGCCACTGCAGCAGCGCCCCGACGTAGTTGCCGAGGTGCAGCGAGTCGCTCGAGGGCTGAATGCCCGAGTACAGGCGGGGCTTGGTCATGCGGATTTCCTAGAGTTCAGATCATTTCGAGACGGATGCCTTGCGGCATCCTCCTCAATGATCGGGGTTCCTAAAGCTTGTAGTCGACGACGATCGGCGCGTGGTCCGACCAGCGGGCGTCGTAGCTCGGGTAGCGGTCGACGGCGTACGACGTCGCCTTCGCCGCGAGCTCGGGCGTCGCGACCTGGTAGTCGATGCGCCAGCCGGTGTCGTTGTCGAATGCCTGCCCGCGGTTCGACCACCACGTGTACGGCCCGTCGACATCGCCCGCGAACTTCCGGCCGAGGTCGACCCACCCGAGCCCGGCTGAGCCGGTGTTGTAACCCTCTTCGCCTTCCGCGCCGAAGATCTTGTCGAAGTACGCGCGCTCCTGCGGCAGGAAGCCCGCGCGCTTCACGTTCCCGCGCCAGTTCTTGATGTCGAGCGTGCGGTGCCCGACGTTGAGGTCGCCCATGAAGACGGACAGCGGGTTGTGCGCCTTCAATTCGGGAAGGCGCTTCAGCAGGGCGTCCAGGAACTTGTACTTCTCGACCTGCTTCGGGGTGTCGGCCTCGCCGGAGTGCACGTAGGTCGAGACGACGGTCACGATGGTGCCGTCGACGTCGTAATCGGCCTCGAGCCACCGACCGGCGGAGTCGAAGTCGTCGTCGCCGAAGGTGACGCGGTGGATCTCGGCCTTGCGCCGGCTCGCGAGCGCGACGCCGGCCCGCCCCTTCGCGGTGGCCTCGTCATGCAGGATGTCCCACTCGGGGCCGAGCAGCCCCGACAGGTCGTCGACCGTCGCGCGCACCTCTTGGATGGCGATGATGTCGGCGCCGCGGCTGTTCACCCAATCGGCCATGCCCTTGCGGTACGCGGCGCGGATGCCGTTCACATTGACCGATGCGATGCGCAGGTTGGTCGACTTCGCCATAACAGAAAGACTAGCTGTGGCATCCGACATGCATCAGGCGCGCGGCAGCCGCTCGGGGTCGCCGGCCGTCACGTTCTGCAGAATCCGCAGCGTGTGCAGCAGCGCGCGTCGGTTGCGCCGCTTCTCGATCCAGCCGCTGCTCGCCTCGTAGCGTGCGCTCGCCTCGCGCACGGCCTCACGCGCGGCCTCGACATGAGCGGCGAACTCCGCACGGCGGCGCTCCTCCTCCTGCTCCTCGGCGGTGAGGCGGCGCGCCGAGATGCCGCGGTCCTCCATGCCGACGGCGATCCACGCGGCGCCGAGCAGGATCACCTGGCACACGAAGTTGAACCACAGCAGCAGACCGACGAACACGGCGAAGGGCGCGAGCAGCGCGTTCCG
Proteins encoded in this window:
- a CDS encoding HAD family hydrolase, with the protein product MTPPEVVLFDLDATLFDHPGAFRRGILSHVAALGAPYDALAADEIVGAWQVAEDLHFDRYLAGELDYEGQRRARVRDFVERFGGGVLSDDEALDWFRGYYTAYRDAWSAYPEVNDALDALEAAVPGVRFGIITNGELALQARKVEKIGVAPRMEHVIASAEFGAAKPDPRIFAHAVGRFGVSPAAAVYVGDRIRVDALGAAAAGLAGVWIDRDARGWGDYEEEAAAAGIRRIMSLTDLPVALTT
- a CDS encoding exodeoxyribonuclease III codes for the protein MAKSTNLRIASVNVNGIRAAYRKGMADWVNSRGADIIAIQEVRATVDDLSGLLGPEWDILHDEATAKGRAGVALASRRKAEIHRVTFGDDDFDSAGRWLEADYDVDGTIVTVVSTYVHSGEADTPKQVEKYKFLDALLKRLPELKAHNPLSVFMGDLNVGHRTLDIKNWRGNVKRAGFLPQERAYFDKIFGAEGEEGYNTGSAGLGWVDLGRKFAGDVDGPYTWWSNRGQAFDNDTGWRIDYQVATPELAAKATSYAVDRYPSYDARWSDHAPIVVDYKL
- a CDS encoding GNAT family N-acetyltransferase; the encoded protein is MTVEPVTLRSERLVLSVPNLGDTDRVFEYCQDPLFETYLSTPWPYHRADAEHFLGDIVPSGWEIGREFIWALREADTGPLLGTVGLHRRRADDPGSLDVGYWLGAPHRGHGYMAEAVRTVVAWAFENAVAVTVHWECAIGNLASANTARAAGFRFTGIGPSQVAMRDGSHPDHWHGRRLAGNVEDSVPYLAWPTEWQPERPSSAAGADT
- the trpS gene encoding tryptophan--tRNA ligase, with the translated sequence MTKPRLYSGIQPSSDSLHLGNYVGALLQWRGMQDEYDAFFSIVDLHALTNAAFDPATLAAASRGLAAQYLAAGVEPGKSTLYVQSHVPAHAQLAWVLNTITGFGEASRMTQFKDKSQRFGAEGTTVGLFDYPVLMAADILLFDAEVVPVGDDQKQHIELTRNLAERFNARFGEVFTVPSGSYPEEGARIYDLQDPTSKMSKSAATDAGLIWVLDEPSVTRKKIMRAVTDTGAEVRYDWGTKPGVTNLLEIYTAITGVSVAAAEAEFAGKGYGDFKRAVADAVIAELEPVRARALELLSDPAELDRLLALNAARASEVAEATLKRVYDAVGILPRG